The DNA region ATTCATTTGTCTCATTATTAGTTCTTTCTACTTTGTGTTGCTTTACAAATCATGATAGTATGTAGCTCATATTTacagtatttattttttcattttttacctcAGGTGTCACTATTTCCTTGTTCTGTATGTTATCCTGCTGATAGAGCAACAGAGGGTGGAGAATCCAGTTGTGTACAGATGGCAGACTAACTTATCGATGGGAGATTCTATCCTTGCAATCTCCGTAGTTGTTCTTTTTTCTTCGTTTTATCTGTATTTTGTTTCACTTACATAAGATATTGTATCGGGTGAGCTTCATCAGGATCATGCTAGCTCCCAGCGCCTATTATCATGTAGTTCTAGATGAATAAATCTACGTTGGAATGTGCTGTCTGATTATATCAGTTCCTTTCCCAGTGATTCTCTCTTCATTATATCATGTTCTGGGCTTTCACCATTTACTTTTACTCCTCTCGTAGTCTGTTCTTCTTCCAAATATGCTTCGAGGTGCTGATGATATAGTTTTGGCTGTTCTGCTTGATTTTCATGTGTTTGTCCCGTATATTTGAATTATAAGTTTTTACTTAGTGAGGTTTTGACAATATGAATTGATCAAAATAACCCAGTCAAAAGTTGGAAGAACAATGACAAATTTTGTAGACTAGACTCTTGAGTAGTTATTTATGGATCATATGGTTATATTATGTGTTGATCATATTTGACTACATTATTTATGGATcatattgattatttttatgcaAACTGCATCACACAGTATACTCAAGATGAAAAACCACTATAATCTTAGTGCATCTATAGCTCTGTTCCCTTGGTGATAGTAGTTGTAAAAGTCCCAGCATAGTTTGTTACTTTCTTGAACATTTTTGGTCTTTCTTCATCAACAAGTTGATCCAGTGGTTCAATCTCTTCTGCAACATTAGGAGAGAGGAACATAGCCACAGACTTCCTCTCGGCCTTCGAGTTTATAACAACTCTATGCATAGGACTTTTGAATATTCCATTACTCATTATCTGCAGGAAAACAAGCAACAAGAACATGTTACAAGACCGTCTTCTCAAGAATTGCTTTGATCCTAAAACCGAGGTAATCCCACTTTCTTTTCATTACATTGTAGCTTTATTATCCATGTATATATGTATGCACGTACCTCGAGCAGATCTCCTGCCAGAACGAGCAGTGCTTGAGGCGTTATAGGAACTGATAACCACTGATTGTCTTGAAGTAGCTGAGGGCCTCGTACTTGCCTGTCCTGCAAGACAAGAGTTAAAACAGGGCCATCTGTGTGTGGACGGAGACCAATAACCTGATCAGGTTTTGAACATGGCGGATAGTAGTTGAACTGTGCAGACACGGTGGTGATTTTTCTCAGAAAGTAGTCTTCATCAGTTAAGCTTAATGTCTTTGCTATTGATCTGAGGATTTGTTCTTCCACTTGTCTTATCTTAGCAGAGTAGTCTTCCAATGCTTTTCTGCATGTACATAGAAAATATTACTTGATTCAATCAATTGTGTAGTCGGAACTCAATTTTATGAGACGAcctgaacttttttttatacCGGAAAGGTTCTGGATTCTGAGGCCAATATTTGAGTTTTCTCCCGTCTTCTGGAGCGACTAGAAGATGCAACCTATCAGACCATTCGACTTGTTGGATGCTGGCACAGATGGACCGCCGCTGTACCCTTCAACATCATTGCCTTGCCTCGTGTATCTCTGCTTCTCCAGCTCCGGCAGGTGGAAGAATTCTGTGGTAAGATGGCGCACTTCATCAGGGAGGCGCTTTCTATGCCATGATTAACTATCTGCAGTCAAGAATCGGTTCATTTTTTCTGCCTTATTTGAAATGGTGAATAGCATACATATAAAAAGGAAGATAAGCTACAACCTGGAAGCAACCCCATTTGGTGAGAGCAGAGTGGAGCGCGTTGAGCTCAGCATCAGTGGAGGAAGCCAGCAGGCTAACATCAATGACTGGGATGTCTGTGGCCAAAGGTGCGTCAATTTCTGTGTTATTTGTCCAGATATAGCTTTCCGGTGGCTCCTCGCCGGCTTCAGACAGTTATTGAGCTGTTTTGCCAATGATTGCTGCTGGTTCTGGAAGATCCTTTGTTTCAGCCATGTGGAATTTCTTATCACAACTTCAGAACTCGATGATGTGTAAATATTTGGCCAATATCCTCTACTTTTATGGACTGAACTGAGGTTGTGCCTCAAACGTGTGAAAGTGTTTCACATGTTGATAAAAATGATATTGCATAGAGTCAAATATTTGCTGTTCGGTTTTAGCAAATATGGAAAAATAACAGAGACTTGAGGAAAGTCcattgaaaaagaaaatgatgacATGGATTTATGAGTTCGATGCTAGTGTTTGGGATTGGGGTTATTCCCTCGTCCATGCGTATTCTATTTTATAAGTGACACATTTCTGCTTATGCAAAAAGCAACACTTTatgtcttttattttattatctctcttactttttcctttcACTCTTAAAAATCTATACTCAAAAAAAATGTCTCAAATGTAATGAATGGAAGGAGGTTTTTCAATAAGATTCGTTTTCAAACATATTTGAAAGATGCTTGTGAAATTCTAATTTACTTATTACGGTGTTTTATGTATGAATAAGTAGTAAGCAGAGTAATTTGATtctttgtacattatttaataGGGAGAATTATTGATTAAGGTATATCTTTTTGGACCCAAAATAACTAAGTTTTGGTGTAAAACGTATCCAAGTTTGAAATTAGCAAAGATTATTGATTAAGGCAtaatgaaaacataaaaatattaatgaatATCAAAGTCTTAAAACCGAATAGTTGAGAGGGTAATTCACAACATATTTAAACAGTCCAATTTTAATCAACTAATTCTTGTATAGTTGCGTCAGCTCCAAAGGAGATAGCTAAAGTCATCCTTTCTTATATTCTAATCAAGATGAAAAAGCATTATATTCTAACAGCATGTATAGGCCTTTTTCCCTGGGAGAAAGTAGTTGTAAAAACTCCCAACATAGGTTGTTACTTTCTTAAACATTTTTGGTCTGTCTTCATCAACAAGTTGATCCAGTGGTTCAATCTCTTCTGCAACATCAGGTAAGCAAAACATAGCCACGGAGTTCCTCTCGACCTCTGAGTTTATGAGTTTATCTGCATGAAAACAAGCCATTGAAAATGAAAATCTGACATGGGTTCATTTTAATTTGTCTGCTTTTCATTTCGGAGTTTGATGTGTTTGGGTTTGAGATTACCAAGTATGTGAGGTTGTTTTAACTTATAAGTGAGAATAAGCTCTTCTTTTAAATACTACTAGTGTTTTAGATTTGAATTTCCTCTTGCAATAAAATTCGTTTTCAAACATTAAAAATATGTTTGTGAAAttctaaattatttattatagtgTTTATGTACAATATTTTATGATAGGTGTATAATTTGTCACCATGTGCTTAAATAATAAATACATAGAGTAATTTATGTGTGCATTATTATG from Salvia splendens isolate huo1 chromosome 9, SspV2, whole genome shotgun sequence includes:
- the LOC121749132 gene encoding codeine O-demethylase-like, which codes for MLACWLPPLMLSSTRSTLLSPNGVASRKRLPDEVRHLTTEFFHLPELEKQRYTRQGNDVEGLHLLVAPEDGRKLKYWPQNPEPFRKALEDYSAKIRQVEEQILRSIAKTLSLTDEDYFLRKITTVSAQFNYYPPCSKPDQDRQVRGPQLLQDNQWLSVPITPQALLVLAGDLLEIMSNGIFKSPMHRVVINSKAERKSVAMFLSPNVAEEIEPLDQLVDEERPKMFKKVTNYAGTFTTTITKGTEL